In Mycolicibacterium aubagnense, the DNA window CACCCAACAGCAGTTTGGGGATGAACTGAGCGTCGTGCAGTGCGTAGAGCGTCGTCAGTAGTGCGGCGCCGGCACCCCACAGGCAGAGCAATACGCGAGTGAGCTGGCCGGGCGCCCGGAAGGTGTTGCGCTGATCCTCGACCGTCGGAGTGCGTTCTTCGATGGCCCACCGCACGCTCTGAATCACCCTGTTGGTCGCCCACACCACGCCGACGAGGAAGGCGAGCAAGATGCATGCGGGTGTCACGATCGCGGTGATCCACCACACGTCGGACCCGAAGACGTTAGGGGTCGGGAACAGCACCGTCTCGACGAGAATCGAGACGCCGACACCGATCATGTTGGCGACGACCACGAACGTGGTCAGGATCAGTTGGATGCGAATCCGGCGTCGGCGTTGGGTTTCGGAGACTCGCCCCAGAATCCACGACCCGTATTCGGGTGTGGCCTGCAGGCTGGTACGTGGGGTGATGGCTTCCCGTAGCCGTACCAGGCGCGTCCTTCCGGCTTGGTCCGCAGTCATTGGCCGTCAGCCTAGTTCGTGGGGTGAGTCCGGACGGGGATTCAGTGCCCCTAAGGTGGGTCGGGTGCGTCTCGTGATCGCCCAGTGCACTGTTGACTACGTCGGACGTTTGACCGCACATCTGCCGTCAGCCCGTCGCCTGCTGTTGTTCAAGGCGGACGGATCGGTGAGCGTGCATGCCGACGACCGCGCCTACAAGCCGCTGAACTGGATGACGCCGCCCTGTTGGATCGTGGAGGAGCCCGCGGCGGGCACGGTGGATGGCGCCGCCGTTGTCTGGGTGGTCGAGAACAAGGCCGGCGAGCAGCTGCGGATCACCGTCGAGGACATCGAGCACGACTCCAGCCATGAGCTCGGTGTCGATCCTGGTTTGGTCAAGGACGGTGTGGAGGCGCACCTGCAGGAGTTGCTCGCCGAGCATGTCGAGCTGCTGGGCGTCGGCTACACGTTGGTGCGACGCGAGTACCCCACGCCGATCGGTCCGGTCGACCTCCTGTGCCGCGACGAGACCGGTGCGTCGGTCGCGGTGGAGATCAAGCGCCGCGGCGAGATCGACGGCGTCGAGCAGCTGACGCGGTATCTCGATCTGCTCAACCGGGACAGTGTGCTGGCGCCGGTGG includes these proteins:
- the nucS gene encoding endonuclease NucS; protein product: MRLVIAQCTVDYVGRLTAHLPSARRLLLFKADGSVSVHADDRAYKPLNWMTPPCWIVEEPAAGTVDGAAVVWVVENKAGEQLRITVEDIEHDSSHELGVDPGLVKDGVEAHLQELLAEHVELLGVGYTLVRREYPTPIGPVDLLCRDETGASVAVEIKRRGEIDGVEQLTRYLDLLNRDSVLAPVAGVFAAQQIKPQARTLATDRGIRCVTLDYDKMRGMDNDEFRLF